A stretch of the Diprion similis isolate iyDipSimi1 chromosome 14, iyDipSimi1.1, whole genome shotgun sequence genome encodes the following:
- the LOC124414701 gene encoding uncharacterized protein LOC124414701 isoform X1 produces the protein MSDLQATLEFSLELCKFYNVDLFQRGYYQIRTALRVSPKLPVKVEVNQLRNHSLEEPGTSKRFQILYRNEEVTLGTSVLFRAHVLVHSHRIEETLSRTHFNLGIELWFSEPTQPGNMTCVSSRALQLNFTPTKGLHYHLPVLFDYFHLAAVSITIHVCLVALHQPYIKKSILHYVQSCAPRGGKPWLQFKQTTGSEESKVLFGNIEHTTRCVGSATRIHHAQLVQQEVIRLLLTARESLLVEMADLARLLPSWQQRALELAQNTHKEITKMMTTEEADIAQLCAQNIVLWQHFLEAFSGRQAVHEHLAHIHHQLRVNRFAEGFFVLGNPRTSAAGCYDANYQSYQAVSEAARRSRYLASLPPLPVHCIELDGDFHSLPLIFEDQYADMQHRHRNSVPSMDDCSCGIAAILEKRSTDVWSPRNETSVGQSNMGSVHGRVVLAPSTLPARHSKSLDQLGPEVIPPQIPTPSKTLPRSASTQLIPRHRAPFHNGTLPATVPSSRSRHPSTTHHSGLFFPSSRQQACSAPNPSLGISPIATLPRAKSTQILAPHRAQQHHQQQQQQHIHGQRHGTSINSNVDSNSITSLLAAMFPELPLNGYFPGYRPSSVTSEHISSRGFYHTIPANPSMGSRNLTQLTGDRLGSDNLTKSSPRTFKDKDAKSRSPENRKSCGGNRGTESRNIYGTAYQPLINKPSGFSANKLDVKDIDDKARLRLSYSETLDRTPREKKLNQDYGKYHTNSLQFWRPHANGRSNYSKRVNPAEGDIGANNFTRTLGDFTQEDSARKSNFNGRSNDDVYTPFPGSLGRQTRIREMTLRPQHQQQEIITNDHRLHQKCLNNRSVDNKLSDELIMQQGIDRNNYEQRDSQTDNRTPKNPKPVRSGGRKPRYEIPLNTESPMSKQREENTRRPHSAPAVDADHLENGRKCGHRARKAAPLPYGRKNRQLPSSNGGSNVCEIENNNTIILKVEPNNKSKSESLTMNNESKKKSPSSIDPTSTTKPTTRFRCASVPIDDKKVVVPRSAISLPCMPINDARDLFDPSFPVISSLLSSPPSTRPSSLTTSSSSSNLTSECSGWVSSGDTSSSENQALKFSGQALRQKLTKIAGKTKPETDSSEVQDNGEHSYEEVRLPPPKMFQDEPPPPEEFQDPPPPIDNPIYHVYETVRSVASNQKQCKTAPCSPQRSRIKGRDNTYGGQDVCFDCYQEGKELLQSTQDNIVNFNKCKEEFKQQMGFSGKIYREKKGPPTRWHKRAHSLGNGELPTLPPLHPLRSNVPLSDYPTLASTLPYFHISDEYRLFSPEGVHLIICVHGLDGNAADLRLVKTYLELGLTGAHLDFLMSERNQGDTFSDFDTMTDRLVSEILHHIESSGLNPSKVSFIGHSLGTIIIRSALTRPQLRPLLSRLHTFLSLSGPHLGTLYNTSGLVNAGMWFMQKWKKSGSLLQLAMKDAVDVRNSFMFRLSQRSNLQLFRHVLLCGSAQDRYVPLHSARIELCKAAIKDPTDQGAAYREMVHNILYPVMSTLDVSLVRYDVHHALPPTANALIGRAAHIAVLDSELFIEKFLLVAGLKYFR, from the exons ATGAGCGATCTACAGGCGACTCTCGAGTTCTCCCTCGAACTATGCAAATTCTACAATGTCGATTTGTTCCAGCGTGG GTACTACCAGATACGCACTGCCTTAAGAGTGTCACCCAAGCTTCCGGTCAAAGTCGAAGTGAACCAATTGCGCAACC ATTCCTTGGAAGAACCGGGCACCAGCAAGAGATTCCAGATTCTTTATCGCAACGAAGAAGTGACACTTGGTACTTCAGTATTGTTCCGGGCACACGTGCTGGTGCACAGTCATAGAATTGAGGAAACTCTTTCTCGGACGCATTTTAACCTTGGTATAGAGTTATGGTTCAGCGAGCCGACTCAGCCTGGCAACATGACTTGCGTCTCGTCAAG AGCTCTGCAGCTAAACTTTACACCAACAAAAGGACTCCACTACCACCTGCCTGTACtctttgattattttcatctcgCAGCAGTTTCCATAACCATTCACGTGTGCCTCGTTGCTCTACACCAGCCCTACATAAA GAAAAGCATCCTCCATTACGTACAGAGTTG CGCTCCACGTGGCGGCAAACCTTGGCTGCAATTCAAGCAGACGACCGGAAGCGAAGAGAGCAAAGTTTTGTTTGGAAATATC GAACACACCACACGATGCGTCGGTTCGGCAACAAGGATACACCATGCTCAACTAGTGCAACAGGAAGTAATACGCCTCCTCCTTACAGCCCGAGAATCACTGCTAGTCGAAATGGCAGATCTCGCTCGTTTACTTCCTTCCTGGCAGCAAAGAGCTCTCGAATTAGCTCAAAATACTCACAAGGAAATCACAAAG ATGATGACCACCGAAGAAGCGGACATAGCGCAGCTTTGTGCTCAAAACATCGTATTGTGGCAGCACTTTCTCGAGGCATTTTCGGGCCGCCAGGCCGTCCATGAACATTTGGCTCACATCCACCATCAGTTAAGA GTGAACAGATTCGCAGAAGGTTTTTTCGTATTGGGAAATCCCCGAACGTCTGCAGCTGGCTGTTACGACGCGAATTATCAATCTTACCAAGCAGTTAGCGAGGCAGCTCGCAGGTCTCGTTACCTGGCATCTTTGCCTCCACTTCCGGTCCACTGCATCGAATTGGACGGAGATTTTCACTCTCTTCCTCTAATATTCGAGGATCAGTACGCCGACATGCAACACAGACATCGAAACAGTG TCCCGAGCATGGATGACTGTAGCTGTGGGATCGCAGCGATACTCGAGAAACGTTCGACGGATGTTTGGTCACCAAGAAACGAGACGAGCGTTGGGCAGTCAAACATGGGATCGGTGCATGGGAGGGTGGTTTTGGCACCATCCACACTTCCTGCCCGGCACAGCAAGTCGCTTGATCAACTGGGCCCAGAAGTAATCCCACCGCAGATACCAACACCTTCCAAAACCCTTCCAAGGTCCGCTTCGACCCAGTTGATACCTCGACACAGGGCTCCATTCCACAACGGAACGCTTCCAGCCACTGTTCCGAGCTCCAGAAGCAGACATCCATCGACCACTCACCACAGTGGCCTCTTCTTTCCATCCTCGAGACAGCAGGCCTGCTCGGCGCCAAATCCATCCCTAGGAATATCTCCCATAGCTACTTTGCCCAGGGCTAAATCCACCCAGATTCTTGCTCCGCATAGGGCCCAACAACACcaccagcagcaacagcagcagcatatCCACG GACAGCGACATGGAACGTCGATTAATTCGAACGTGGATTCGAATTCGATTACATCTCTGTTGGCAGCCATGTTTCCAGAACTTCCATTGAATGGATATTTTCCTGGCTATCGTCCGTCGTCTGTAACCAGTGAACACATTTCGTCCAGAGGTTTTTATCACACAATTCCAGCTAACCCAAGCATGGGATCTCGGAATCTGACTCAGCTGACTGGAGACCGTCTCGGTTCGGATAATCTGACCAAGTCTTCGCCCCGGACGTTCAAAGACAAAGACGCGAAGTCACGTTCTCCGGAAAATCGGAAGAGCTGTGGTGGAAACAGGGGAACGGAGTCGCGAAATATTTATGGCACGGCTTATCAACCGTTGATAAACAAACCGTCAGGTTTTTCCGCAAACAAGTTAGACGTGAAAGACATTGACGATAAGGCGAGGTTAAGACTGTCATATAGTGAAACCTTGGACCGTACACCGAGGGAAAAAAAGCTCAATCAAGATTATGGTAAATATCATACGAATAGCCTTCAGTTTTGGAGACCCCACGCCAACGGCAGGTCAAATTACTCGAAACGCGTCAATCCTGCCGAAGGTGATATTGGAGCGAACAATTTTACACGAACTTTGGGTGATTTTACCCAGGAAGATTCGGCGAGAAAGTCGAATTTCAATGGTAGAAGCAACGACGATGTTTATACGCCGTTTCCTGGCTCTCTCGGTCGGCAAACCAGGATCAGAGAGATGACGCTACGGCCTCAGCATCAGCAACAGGAAATTATTACCAACGATCATCGATTGCATCAGAAATGCCTTAATAACAGAAGTGTAGATAACAAATTATCGGACGAACTGATTATGCAGCAAGGAATTGATCGGAATAATTACGAGCAAAGGGACTCTCAGACGGATAACAGAACGCCGAAGAACCCGAAACCGGTGAGAAGCGGGGGTCGAAAACCACGATATGAGATACCTCTGAACACGGAATCCCCGATGTCTAAACAGCGTGAAGAAAACACGAGGCGGCCACATTCCGCGCCAGCTGTGGATGCGGATCACCTCGAAAACGGCAGAAAGTGTGGGCACAGGGCCAGAAAGGCTGCGCCCTTACCGTACGGGCGTAAAAACAGACAACTTCCAAGTTCGAACGGTGGTTCAAACGTCTGCGAAATTGAGAACAATAACACTATAATCCTGAAAGTTGAGCCgaataataaatcaaaatcCGAAAGTTTGACGATGAACaatgaaagtaagaaaaaaagtccATCCAGCATAGATCCTACGTCCACGACTAAACCAACGACTCGGTTTAGATGCGCCAGCGTTCCGATCGACGACAAGAAAGTCGTCGTCCCCAGAAGTGCCATATCCTTACCCTGCATGCCGATCAACGATGCCAGAGATCTTTTCGACCCGAGTTTCCCGGTTATTTCGAGTCTTCTGAGCAGTCCACCTTCTACCAGACCAAGCAGTCTCACGACCAGCTCTAGTTCCAGCAATTTGACATCGGAGTGTTCCGGGTGGGTTAGCAGTGGCGATACATCAAGTTCCGAGAACCAGGCGTTGAAGTTCTCGGGTCAGGCTTTGAGGCAAAAGCTCACTAAGATTGCTGGCAAGACGAAACCTGAGACTGATTCATCCGAGGTCCAGGATAACGGGGAACATTCGTACGAGGAGGTCAGACTCCCCCCTCCGAAAATGTTCCAGGACGAGCCTCCGCCTCCCGAGGAATTCCAGGACCCACCTCCGCCCATTGATAATCCCATATACCACGTTTACGAGACGGTGAGAAGCGTCGCGTCCAATCAAAAACAGTGCAAAACAGCACCCTGTAGTCCACAGCGTAGCAGAATTAAGGGCAGGGATAACACTTATGGCGGCCAGGACGTCTGCTTCGATTGTTATCAGGAGGGTAAAGAACTGCTGCAATCGACGCAGGACAACATCGTTAACTTCAACAAATGCAAAGAGGAATTTAAACAGCAAATGGGCTTTTCGGGGAAGATATACAG agagaaaaaaggccCTCCAACACGGTGGCATAAACGCGCCCATTCCCTCGGCAATGGCGAACTCCCGACCCTACCGCCTCTGCACCCTCTAAGATCCAATGTGCCTCTTAGTGATTATCCAACGCTGGCCTCGACACTGCCCTACTTCCACATCAGCGACGAGTACCGTCTCTTCTCGCCGGAAGGTGTTCACCTTATAATATGTGTTCACGGTCTCGATGGCAACGCCGCCGACCTCAGACTGGTCAAGACTTATCTCGAGTTGGGCCTCACCGGAGCTCACCTCGACTTTCTCATGTCGGAAAGAAACCAG GGTGACACCTTCTCAGACTTTGATACAATGACTGACAGACTGGTATCGGAGATCCTTCATCACATTGAATCCTCTGGACTGAATCCATCCAAAGTTAGTTTCATCGGGCATTCCCTGGGGACCATCATCATTCGAAGCGCTCTAACCAGGCCCCAGCTTCGCCCCCTTTTGTCACGACTCCACACCTTTCTCAGTCTGAGTGGACCTCATCTTGGAACACTTTACAATACGAGCGGCCTAGTAAACGCAG GTATGTGGTTTATGCAGAAATGGAAGAAGTCAGGATCGCTTTTACAGCTTGCGATGAAGGACGCTGTAGACGTGCGAAATTCTTTCATGTTTCGTCTGAGCCAGCGAAGCAATCTGCAGTTATTCAGGCACGTCCTGCTGTGCGGTAGTGCCCAGGATCGTTACGTCCCCCTCCATTCGGCTCGTATAGAGCTTTGCAAGGCAGCCATAAAGGATCCAACGGATCAAG GTGCTGCGTATCGTGAAATGGTGCACAACATATTGTACCCAGTGATGTCTACGCTTGACGTAAGTTTAGTGAGGTACGACGTTCATCACGCTTTGCCTCCGACCGCTAATGCTTTGATAGGAAGAGCAGCTCACATCGCAGTTCTCGACTCGGAGTTGtttattgaaaagtttttactaGTCGCTGGATTAAAGTACTTTAGATAA
- the LOC124414701 gene encoding protein FAM135A isoform X3, with the protein MSDLQATLEFSLELCKFYNVDLFQRGYYQIRTALRVSPKLPVKVEVNQLRNHSLEEPGTSKRFQILYRNEEVTLGTSVLFRAHVLVHSHRIEETLSRTHFNLGIELWFSEPTQPGNMTCVSSRALQLNFTPTKGLHYHLPVLFDYFHLAAVSITIHVCLVALHQPYIKKSILHYVQSCAPRGGKPWLQFKQTTGSEESKVLFGNIEHTTRCVGSATRIHHAQLVQQEVIRLLLTARESLLVEMADLARLLPSWQQRALELAQNTHKEITKMMTTEEADIAQLCAQNIVLWQHFLEAFSGRQAVHEHLAHIHHQLRVNRFAEGFFVLGNPRTSAAGCYDANYQSYQAVSEAARRSRYLASLPPLPVHCIELDGDFHSLPLIFEDQYADMQHRHRNSVPSMDDCSCGIAAILEKRSTDVWSPRNETSVGQSNMGSVHGRVVLAPSTLPARHSKSLDQLGPEVIPPQIPTPSKTLPRSASTQLIPRHRAPFHNGTLPATVPSSRSRHPSTTHHSGLFFPSSRQQACSAPNPSLGISPIATLPRAKSTQILAPHRAQQHHQQQQQQHIHGQRHGTSINSNVDSNSITSLLAAMFPELPLNGYFPGYRPSSVTSEHISSRGFYHTIPANPSMGSRNLTQLTGDRLGSDNLTKSSPRTFKDKDAKSRSPENRKSCGGNRGTESRNIYGTAYQPLINKPSGFSANKLDVKDIDDKARLRLSYSETLDRTPREKKLNQDYGKYHTNSLQFWRPHANGRSNYSKRVNPAEGDIGANNFTRTLGDFTQEDSARKSNFNGRSNDDVYTPFPGSLGRQTRIREMTLRPQHQQQEIITNDHRLHQKCLNNRSVDNKLSDELIMQQGIDRNNYEQRDSQTDNRTPKNPKPVRSGGRKPRYEIPLNTESPMSKQREENTRRPHSAPAVDADHLENGRKCGHRARKAAPLPYGRKNRQLPSSNGGSNVCEIENNNTIILKVEPNNKSKSESLTMNNESKKKSPSSIDPTSTTKPTTRFRCASVPIDDKKVVVPRSAISLPCMPINDARDLFDPSFPVISSLLSSPPSTRPSSLTTSSSSSNLTSECSGWVSSGDTSSSENQALKFSGQALRQKLTKIAGKTKPETDSSEVQDNGEHSYEEVRLPPPKMFQDEPPPPEEFQDPPPPIDNPIYHVYETVRSVASNQKQCKTAPCSPQRSRIKGRDNTYGGQDVCFDCYQEGKELLQSTQDNIVNFNKCKEEFKQQMGFSGKIYSDYPTLASTLPYFHISDEYRLFSPEGVHLIICVHGLDGNAADLRLVKTYLELGLTGAHLDFLMSERNQGDTFSDFDTMTDRLVSEILHHIESSGLNPSKVSFIGHSLGTIIIRSALTRPQLRPLLSRLHTFLSLSGPHLGTLYNTSGLVNAGMWFMQKWKKSGSLLQLAMKDAVDVRNSFMFRLSQRSNLQLFRHVLLCGSAQDRYVPLHSARIELCKAAIKDPTDQGAAYREMVHNILYPVMSTLDVSLVRYDVHHALPPTANALIGRAAHIAVLDSELFIEKFLLVAGLKYFR; encoded by the exons ATGAGCGATCTACAGGCGACTCTCGAGTTCTCCCTCGAACTATGCAAATTCTACAATGTCGATTTGTTCCAGCGTGG GTACTACCAGATACGCACTGCCTTAAGAGTGTCACCCAAGCTTCCGGTCAAAGTCGAAGTGAACCAATTGCGCAACC ATTCCTTGGAAGAACCGGGCACCAGCAAGAGATTCCAGATTCTTTATCGCAACGAAGAAGTGACACTTGGTACTTCAGTATTGTTCCGGGCACACGTGCTGGTGCACAGTCATAGAATTGAGGAAACTCTTTCTCGGACGCATTTTAACCTTGGTATAGAGTTATGGTTCAGCGAGCCGACTCAGCCTGGCAACATGACTTGCGTCTCGTCAAG AGCTCTGCAGCTAAACTTTACACCAACAAAAGGACTCCACTACCACCTGCCTGTACtctttgattattttcatctcgCAGCAGTTTCCATAACCATTCACGTGTGCCTCGTTGCTCTACACCAGCCCTACATAAA GAAAAGCATCCTCCATTACGTACAGAGTTG CGCTCCACGTGGCGGCAAACCTTGGCTGCAATTCAAGCAGACGACCGGAAGCGAAGAGAGCAAAGTTTTGTTTGGAAATATC GAACACACCACACGATGCGTCGGTTCGGCAACAAGGATACACCATGCTCAACTAGTGCAACAGGAAGTAATACGCCTCCTCCTTACAGCCCGAGAATCACTGCTAGTCGAAATGGCAGATCTCGCTCGTTTACTTCCTTCCTGGCAGCAAAGAGCTCTCGAATTAGCTCAAAATACTCACAAGGAAATCACAAAG ATGATGACCACCGAAGAAGCGGACATAGCGCAGCTTTGTGCTCAAAACATCGTATTGTGGCAGCACTTTCTCGAGGCATTTTCGGGCCGCCAGGCCGTCCATGAACATTTGGCTCACATCCACCATCAGTTAAGA GTGAACAGATTCGCAGAAGGTTTTTTCGTATTGGGAAATCCCCGAACGTCTGCAGCTGGCTGTTACGACGCGAATTATCAATCTTACCAAGCAGTTAGCGAGGCAGCTCGCAGGTCTCGTTACCTGGCATCTTTGCCTCCACTTCCGGTCCACTGCATCGAATTGGACGGAGATTTTCACTCTCTTCCTCTAATATTCGAGGATCAGTACGCCGACATGCAACACAGACATCGAAACAGTG TCCCGAGCATGGATGACTGTAGCTGTGGGATCGCAGCGATACTCGAGAAACGTTCGACGGATGTTTGGTCACCAAGAAACGAGACGAGCGTTGGGCAGTCAAACATGGGATCGGTGCATGGGAGGGTGGTTTTGGCACCATCCACACTTCCTGCCCGGCACAGCAAGTCGCTTGATCAACTGGGCCCAGAAGTAATCCCACCGCAGATACCAACACCTTCCAAAACCCTTCCAAGGTCCGCTTCGACCCAGTTGATACCTCGACACAGGGCTCCATTCCACAACGGAACGCTTCCAGCCACTGTTCCGAGCTCCAGAAGCAGACATCCATCGACCACTCACCACAGTGGCCTCTTCTTTCCATCCTCGAGACAGCAGGCCTGCTCGGCGCCAAATCCATCCCTAGGAATATCTCCCATAGCTACTTTGCCCAGGGCTAAATCCACCCAGATTCTTGCTCCGCATAGGGCCCAACAACACcaccagcagcaacagcagcagcatatCCACG GACAGCGACATGGAACGTCGATTAATTCGAACGTGGATTCGAATTCGATTACATCTCTGTTGGCAGCCATGTTTCCAGAACTTCCATTGAATGGATATTTTCCTGGCTATCGTCCGTCGTCTGTAACCAGTGAACACATTTCGTCCAGAGGTTTTTATCACACAATTCCAGCTAACCCAAGCATGGGATCTCGGAATCTGACTCAGCTGACTGGAGACCGTCTCGGTTCGGATAATCTGACCAAGTCTTCGCCCCGGACGTTCAAAGACAAAGACGCGAAGTCACGTTCTCCGGAAAATCGGAAGAGCTGTGGTGGAAACAGGGGAACGGAGTCGCGAAATATTTATGGCACGGCTTATCAACCGTTGATAAACAAACCGTCAGGTTTTTCCGCAAACAAGTTAGACGTGAAAGACATTGACGATAAGGCGAGGTTAAGACTGTCATATAGTGAAACCTTGGACCGTACACCGAGGGAAAAAAAGCTCAATCAAGATTATGGTAAATATCATACGAATAGCCTTCAGTTTTGGAGACCCCACGCCAACGGCAGGTCAAATTACTCGAAACGCGTCAATCCTGCCGAAGGTGATATTGGAGCGAACAATTTTACACGAACTTTGGGTGATTTTACCCAGGAAGATTCGGCGAGAAAGTCGAATTTCAATGGTAGAAGCAACGACGATGTTTATACGCCGTTTCCTGGCTCTCTCGGTCGGCAAACCAGGATCAGAGAGATGACGCTACGGCCTCAGCATCAGCAACAGGAAATTATTACCAACGATCATCGATTGCATCAGAAATGCCTTAATAACAGAAGTGTAGATAACAAATTATCGGACGAACTGATTATGCAGCAAGGAATTGATCGGAATAATTACGAGCAAAGGGACTCTCAGACGGATAACAGAACGCCGAAGAACCCGAAACCGGTGAGAAGCGGGGGTCGAAAACCACGATATGAGATACCTCTGAACACGGAATCCCCGATGTCTAAACAGCGTGAAGAAAACACGAGGCGGCCACATTCCGCGCCAGCTGTGGATGCGGATCACCTCGAAAACGGCAGAAAGTGTGGGCACAGGGCCAGAAAGGCTGCGCCCTTACCGTACGGGCGTAAAAACAGACAACTTCCAAGTTCGAACGGTGGTTCAAACGTCTGCGAAATTGAGAACAATAACACTATAATCCTGAAAGTTGAGCCgaataataaatcaaaatcCGAAAGTTTGACGATGAACaatgaaagtaagaaaaaaagtccATCCAGCATAGATCCTACGTCCACGACTAAACCAACGACTCGGTTTAGATGCGCCAGCGTTCCGATCGACGACAAGAAAGTCGTCGTCCCCAGAAGTGCCATATCCTTACCCTGCATGCCGATCAACGATGCCAGAGATCTTTTCGACCCGAGTTTCCCGGTTATTTCGAGTCTTCTGAGCAGTCCACCTTCTACCAGACCAAGCAGTCTCACGACCAGCTCTAGTTCCAGCAATTTGACATCGGAGTGTTCCGGGTGGGTTAGCAGTGGCGATACATCAAGTTCCGAGAACCAGGCGTTGAAGTTCTCGGGTCAGGCTTTGAGGCAAAAGCTCACTAAGATTGCTGGCAAGACGAAACCTGAGACTGATTCATCCGAGGTCCAGGATAACGGGGAACATTCGTACGAGGAGGTCAGACTCCCCCCTCCGAAAATGTTCCAGGACGAGCCTCCGCCTCCCGAGGAATTCCAGGACCCACCTCCGCCCATTGATAATCCCATATACCACGTTTACGAGACGGTGAGAAGCGTCGCGTCCAATCAAAAACAGTGCAAAACAGCACCCTGTAGTCCACAGCGTAGCAGAATTAAGGGCAGGGATAACACTTATGGCGGCCAGGACGTCTGCTTCGATTGTTATCAGGAGGGTAAAGAACTGCTGCAATCGACGCAGGACAACATCGTTAACTTCAACAAATGCAAAGAGGAATTTAAACAGCAAATGGGCTTTTCGGGGAAGATATACAG TGATTATCCAACGCTGGCCTCGACACTGCCCTACTTCCACATCAGCGACGAGTACCGTCTCTTCTCGCCGGAAGGTGTTCACCTTATAATATGTGTTCACGGTCTCGATGGCAACGCCGCCGACCTCAGACTGGTCAAGACTTATCTCGAGTTGGGCCTCACCGGAGCTCACCTCGACTTTCTCATGTCGGAAAGAAACCAG GGTGACACCTTCTCAGACTTTGATACAATGACTGACAGACTGGTATCGGAGATCCTTCATCACATTGAATCCTCTGGACTGAATCCATCCAAAGTTAGTTTCATCGGGCATTCCCTGGGGACCATCATCATTCGAAGCGCTCTAACCAGGCCCCAGCTTCGCCCCCTTTTGTCACGACTCCACACCTTTCTCAGTCTGAGTGGACCTCATCTTGGAACACTTTACAATACGAGCGGCCTAGTAAACGCAG GTATGTGGTTTATGCAGAAATGGAAGAAGTCAGGATCGCTTTTACAGCTTGCGATGAAGGACGCTGTAGACGTGCGAAATTCTTTCATGTTTCGTCTGAGCCAGCGAAGCAATCTGCAGTTATTCAGGCACGTCCTGCTGTGCGGTAGTGCCCAGGATCGTTACGTCCCCCTCCATTCGGCTCGTATAGAGCTTTGCAAGGCAGCCATAAAGGATCCAACGGATCAAG GTGCTGCGTATCGTGAAATGGTGCACAACATATTGTACCCAGTGATGTCTACGCTTGACGTAAGTTTAGTGAGGTACGACGTTCATCACGCTTTGCCTCCGACCGCTAATGCTTTGATAGGAAGAGCAGCTCACATCGCAGTTCTCGACTCGGAGTTGtttattgaaaagtttttactaGTCGCTGGATTAAAGTACTTTAGATAA